The genomic region TTTATTACACacaatcaagtttttttttttttctttttttgacggagtctcactctgttgccaagcctgagtgcagtggtgcgatcctggctcactgcaacctctgcctctccccgggttcaagtgattctcctgcctcagcctcccaagtagctggaacaacagctgtgtgccaacatgcccagctaatttttgtatttttagtagagacggggtttcaccatgttggccaggatggtctcgatctcctgacctcgtgattcgcctgccttggcctcccaaagtgctgcgattacaggcatgagccatcatgcctgacccAATCAAGTTTTTAATTCTCTAAATAACATTGGGATTTGTGCtagaatctttaaaatattactcAAACCAGGGCAGCAGGGATTGGGGATAGGATTTCTATTATTTGTGCTGCTTGACTAATTCTGGAGACTTGGACCCAGACTTTGGTGGGTTGAATCCAAAGGTGCAGGGACTTTGTGTTCCCCAAGAGGGAAGGCAGCAGAGCCCATGTGTTCTTTAACTAACTGTGTCTTTGTGTTTGCAATGGCAATGGGAAACagggaaaaattataataattcttaCAATGATTATGTGCTGGGATCTTTAGCTGGAATGATCCCTTGGAATGAAAAGCTGATACTATCATGCCTTTGCTTACATCCCTTCAGTGGCTTGTTTTCTttggagcctgtaaaatcaaagtcCAAATCCTTCCTGTGACTTAGAGTGGCCGCAGTCTGTCTCTTGTCCTCCCTATTCTAGTGTCCCCATATTGTCCACGGATCTTGGAATATGTCATGCCTTCTCTAGTATCAGGGTCTTTGCACAGGAAGTTCCCATGTTATAAAAtgcttttcccccttcttttcaCCTTTATAACCTCTACTTATCTTCGTGTTTTATGCTAAAGTCTCTGTCAGAGAAGGCTTTCTCAAATCCTCCAAACAAGTCAGGTCATTTCACCCTGTATTTCTACCATGCCCATTCCCAGAGCTGATGGCAATCAGTAAAACTGTGTCCCTCACTGTATGCTTACCAGTTAAAACATTGAAGACAATACTTTTGTAATTGTTGATGATTTATTACTGCTCTGAGCCCCCAGTGCAAAGCCCTGACCACACGGACCCTCTTTGGAACATTCCCTTTTGCCCACTCCCCATTACTCCAAAATCAAGCAACTAAAAGTTTATTCTCTGGCACCATAGTGGACTTTCAGACCCCTGATCTGAGGTTACAGCCAACATCCATTCTGATTGGCCCATATAATCCCTGCTCATATTTCTGCCTTATGATTATTTGTCTCATAATCATGTTATTGAGCAgtgattatttgtgtttttggtaaCATTCTAAAATCCAGAAAGCAGGGGTGAGTTTTAGAGTATAGTGGACCTGCAACCTGAAATACTCAATATGCACTTCTGTTAACTGCTTgtgttatttaattctcacaactccaTGAGGTAAGAGTTGTCCAGCCTTTCTATGAAATGGTTTCAGGGGAGGTCACTGTGGTTATATCCCAGAAGATTTGCCCTGCAAGTGAAACAGAAGTTTCTCATGGAGATGTGGAGGGGGCTGCCCCACTGTGTCAGAAAGTGGAGACTATGGAACCAACCCCATTATACTGAGATAGGGTTGAGGCTGCTGATGGGTCTTTACCTATTGTAGCTTCCATTTGTATGGTAGGCAGCTGCTAAGATGGCCCCAGATATCACTGCCTTGTGATAGTCCTGTCTTTGTGTAATCCACTCCTCATGAGTGTGGGCTGGATCTACTGGCTCTCTTCTGCTAAACAGATGATCGAAAAAGTGATGAAATGTCACTTCTAAAATTAGGTTACACAGAAAATGTGGTTTCTTTTTTGCTCACTCCCTCTTACTCAGGGAAACTAGCTACCTCTTTATGTACTGCCCTATGGAGAGGCACACATGTCAGGAAACTGAGGGAGTGCCTTCCAGTCAACAGCCAGCCAGGAACTAAGGTGCTCAGTACAGCAGCCTCCACAAAGGACTGAACAATGCCAACAGCTATTTGATTGTGCTTGGAAGATCTCCGTTTAGTTAACCCTTCAGATGAGACCGCAGCCCTGGCCAGCAAACAAATTGCAGCCTATGGAAAGACCTTAAGGCAGAAGCACCCAACTGAACGACCCGAAGGCTCTGACTTACAGAAACTGTGAGCAGTAAGTgcctatttttttaaaccactatACTTTGGggatggtttgttacacagctatAGATAACTAATAGAGTTTGTTAAGTTAGTATTTTAGTCTGCTTTTTTAGCTGCAAGATAAAACTAACCCCTTCACATAAACAGTTAGATTGCAACTCTATAGGTTCAGTTTTGACTTTATAGTTAGCTACTAATGAATCTATACATAAATATTCAGATTCCCCTAACATAGAAGAGAGGCCTACTATGTGCAGGATTATGAAATGTGAATTTCTAGATATAAAGACTTTGTCTCATTCATCTCTATACCCCAAGGCCAAGACCAAACTTTATCACATCATAGCTATTTAATATTGATGGGTTGATTTAAATGATCTAATTACTGGATAGCTATTATGACCCACATTTTACTGATATAATAAGAGAAGTACCTAGAGTTTAAGTGATTCAGAGAAGGTCATGTGAGTGGAGTCAGGGCTTTTGCTCAAATTCTCAGGCTGCCATCTGTGCATCCCAGAACTTCCTTAGTGGGTAAAATAGCTCATTACTGACTAGAATGGCAATGTTTTCCTTCCATTGCAACATACTAGCTCAAAATAAGCAGGTGgctttttttagaaaaacagtgttttattAAAGATTGTATTCCAAAAAGGCTTTGTTAActccttttttccctttgagtATAGTGAAATGGCCTCTAACTTATTTTGAATGGATTTCTGGGATAAAGTTCTTCAGTGATAACATGTTTGAAGTAAGTAACAATTAAGTTATCTTTGTCCTCACTAGTAATGTTCATAGAGCAATTGGTGTTTCTTTCTGAGTtaataagaaacattttcagCCGAACCATAGGACTCTGAAGATAAAGCAATTGGCAAGAAATGGTATGTTTAAATACCAGAAAATAGCCCATATCCAAACAGGTGTGCGATAAAACAGTATAAATAAACTGCTCTGTATGCAGTTTAGTCCAAGCAGAATTGTGTAGGAAACTTTCCTATTCTGGAAAAAATATAACCAAACCAGGCCGCTTGTATCCTCCTTAGACTGCACAGCTGGAAAAACAGTTCTTGTTCAAACAGCCGAAAGtaaaagttgttttaatttttttaatggccaGATAAACAAAACCTTGCTAGAGGAATGACTATACTTGTGCAAATATGGCCTTGAGCTAGAATCTTGTGAAAGACTCACCTCTTTTCAACGTTTAAGAAATATGCCTGCTTCTTTGAATTCGCGATGGTCACTTCGTGTTGTGttaggatattttttaaaaatgtttctgttgGTACAGTTATCTTAACCACCAGGGTACTTGACTTGACTTACGGCATTAAGAGTATAGATGCCTAAAAGAAGTACTTGGTTTCTATTAAGATCTCCTAAGTGCACAGGAAACATGGTTTAGAGCTCAAAGAGGTTATAAAAACTGTCCATCCTTTCATGCCATTTCTTTCTGGCCAGGAACAAAGGTAAGACAACAGGTTGGTCCATGCTAGAAAGTCTGAAAGTATGCGGGTTAAATGTTTCCAAGTGTGCTGTTTGGTGTTTGGGATCATTTGTTCTTCGCCAAGCTGTGTCTAAGCggggaaaaagcaaaaaaaatggaGACGTAGCCTAAGGTTCCTGGACATATCTGGCATTTGACATGCCTCAGTGGTGAGGAGCATTTATGGTCTAGTGAAAAGTAAGTGGTCCTCTGCATTCCACAATCCAAACCCTGGCTAAATCTCTGACCAGTAGGACAATTACcacttctgagtctcagttttccatCTCTAAAATGGCCTTCTATACACAGTTATGAAGactacatggaaatacataactTGTTAGAGGCAATAACACGTGAAGATTACATGCAGTAATACACATGCAACAACATAAATAACCTTATGACGATTACATGCCCTGGAATGATTATCTATAGATACTGTGTGCAAAGTGAAATTATACCAAgtgctatagaaataaaaatggctgAATAGAGGTCAATTGGTGTGGCAGTTAGGAGCATAGgttctgggccgggcacagtggctcatgcctgtaatcccagaactttgggaggccagggcagaaggatagtttgagctcaggagttaaagaccagccgggacaacatggcaaaatcctgtctccacaaaaaaaaaaaaaaaaagaaaagctagctgggcagggtggtgcatgcccatattcccagccacttgggaggctgaggtgggagaatcacttgagcccaggaggtcaaggcgtAAGTGAGCTCTGGTAAGtgcattaggttggtgcaaaagtaattgcagtttcgGGCTCTAGTTTTAAGTGGCAaagaccacaattacttttgtgccaacctaataccactgaactccagcctgggtgacaaagtaagaccatgtctcaaaaaaaaaaaaaaaaatagtgtagaTTCTAAGCTCAGGCTTGCTTGAAATTCTGGCTCATTTTCTTTGTATCTGGGTAGCCCTGGTGAGTCTGaatttccctatctgtaaaatgacaataatagcagtacattctttattctgtttaaaATGAAGAGCTCAAGTGCTAGTGTGTACTCACGTGCTTTCTTTGTGAGTTCAAGCACTCAAGACTTCAAATGGTATCTTCCAGAGCTTCTTCAGCTAGGTTCTGTCCTCTTCCTCATTTGTCACTCTGCTGGCTGCTCCAGGTCGTTCCAATCTATAAATAACCATTTCAGAGCCAGACATCACTGACTAATATCTCAATCTCTAGGAACAAACATTTTGACTTGTGCCACACTCAGTGGTTCAGAATGATTGTAACCCAATTCTGGCTATAACTAGAATGAGATGGAAATCCAGCATTCTACTTGGGAGCAGGATTTTCTCTAAGAAACTACAGCGGATCAGGATAAAAGTTCTCTTTTCTGTTATTCATAAAAGGCAGGGAAAGACAGTCAGAGTTATGGCTTATGGTGTCGCAAGAATGTTCAGTATCATTTTAAGGATCTCTgtctcgttctctctctctcttgctctcgctcttgctcttgctcttgctttttctcttccctttccctccccgtGGCAAGTATTATAAATAGGCCTCCTTCTTATCTGATCCTCccctaaatgtttttcttttgaaaaccaCAGTTAATTTTAGATAAATGTCGGAGATCATCTCAAATTTGTGTGTAATATAGGCCCTAGTTCTAAGAAAAACATGACATGTCTGGAAGACCTTGTTTTGGCCTTTGTTCCTCTGCTAGTACCACGGCCAATATCTCTGACTTCCCACCCTTTATCTGAGACTGGGTTGTATCTTAAGTCTCCTAACCCCCTTTTCCAGAAGCAGAGAAACTGCTACCTTCTGAAGGGCTCCTTTCTAATCCAATAGTTCCCCAGGAATGATTTTAAAGCTGGAAAGGGGCTCCGGGGAGTGAGGGCTGAGTTCATCAACACTGCCCGCCTGAGCAATTTGCAGGATGAAGTGGCCTCTGTCCCTGATTTTCACAGGCCAGGCCCCCTCCAGATCCATGTGTAGATAACTGCAGTCGTAAATGTTATGCGAAGTCTGCTGTACAAGCCTTTTAAATAAGAGGCTGTTTTTCAGAACCTGGGCCACATTTGTCCTGGCCTGAGTTAAGAGGTAAAGAACATTCCAATTGTGAGCTTGGATGGAAAAACatatatttgaagttttttctgCTAACAAGGTATGCAGAGGACTCAAATTCCAGTAAACGAAGGTTAAAGACGGGCTGATTTGCAGAATACGGTCATCACCCCCACCCCTTAATTTTTCCATAAAGTGCCATAAAAAGCCACTGCACTAACAAACATTTTGGGAAGGGAACAAGCTCCAGGCCAAGAAGCCACAAGCTTAAATGGAGGGAAATCTGAGCCCTGAGGCACAGTTTCCTGAGCAGAGTCATTACTCAAGAAGGGATCAGGCATTAACAGAACTATCCCAACCCGGTACCAAAGCTAAGGCTTCCTGGGTGCCCTGGGACAGTGCTGGTCAGGAGAAAAGTGCCAGTGTCCCTCACTGGAGTTACACCCTTCACCTTGACTTACAATGTGAAATGAGAGCACATCTCCAAGACTCAGCTTACACCTGAAAAACATCTGAAGAAAAACGTCTTGTTTTATTTAAAGGATGAAAAGAAAACGCGATGCAatgaaattgcaaaaaaaaaaaaaactccagctggatgtattttttaaaattttttgttgtggAACACAGAAAAATTAATGCTAAAATGGATACAGAAGAGTAAAGTCCCCCCAGAGAGCTAGGCCAACTGTGAAGAAGAGGAATATGGAGGAAGGGCTTAGCCTACAAAATGTTAACCTTCTACAAAACCATCATCGTAAAATTGGTCTGCTTCTGGCTTGAGAACAGAGACCagtgaacagaacagaggcctagGAGACAGGCCTCTTTATAAATGAGGACTTGAAATATGTTTAACGTGGCTTAAAAATCATTGGGAATGGTTAGATTATTTAGTAGATGGTATTGAGAAATTGGCTCACCATATGGAGAACAAAAAcatctatatttcttttttttttttttttttttgagacggagtcttgctctgttgcccaggctggagtgcagtgccacaatcttggttcactgcaagctctgcctcctgggttcacgccattctcctgcctcagcctcccgagcagctgggactacaggcaccagccaccatgcctggctaattttttgtattttagtagagatggggtttcaccgtgttagccaggatggtctcgatctcctgacctcgtgatctgcccgcctcggcctcctaaagtgctgggattatcggtgtgagccaccacgcccggcccaataACATCTATATTTCTATAGTATACAAAGGTGGACTCCAGATGCATATGATATCCAGTATGAGAGGAAAGCTTATATggttaacaaaagaaaatttagaagagtATTTTTACAACTTAGAGGTGGGGAGAAACTTTCTAAAGAAGACCTAAAATTaccaaatataaagcaaaaaaaaaagaagtgtttgaTGACACAAAAGTTGaggatttctttttaatgaaagatTGTAAAGatgaagttaaaaattaaaaaattgcaacACAATATGTGCAACATTTACAAGTGACTAACAGCCAGTATAGGATATATGAGGGTAACCTGTAAGTTAACAAGAAAAGGATCATAAAATCCATCAGAAATAAGGGCAAAGGGCTGGGTATGGCAGTTCATACCTgcaatcctagtactttgggaggccaaggttggaggattacttaaggccaggaggtCAATATCAGCCTGAGCTACATGGTGagatccagtctctacaaaaataaaaataaaaaggttagccaggtatagtggtgtgcacctgtagtccaagctacttgaggaggctgaggtttgaggatcacttgagcccaggagttcaaggctacattGAACTAGCATAACACCtcacactccagccagggcaacagagcaaaaccctatcaaaaaaaaaaaaaaaaagaaataaaacgaaaaagggctgggcatgctggctcacgcctgcactcccactattttgggaggctgaggcgggcggaccacctgaggtcaggagtttgagatcagcctggccaacatggtgaaagcccgtctctactaaaaatacaaaaattagctgggtgcgatggtgtgtgcctgtagtcccagctgctcaagaggctgaggcaggagaactgcttgaacccaggaggcagaggttgcagtgagccaagatcgcgccactgcactccagcctgggcaacagagcgagactgtgtctcaaaaataaaaataaaaaaagaaacaaacaaggaaaaataaacagaggCAAAGAATATGACAGGTAAATCACAGAGGTAAAAATCCAAATGGTTCACATAATAATATAAAGCTCAAAATCAGGGtaaagcaaaccaaatccaatgaGCTATAAGTTTATACTCATCAGATTGGTAAAAACGGGCAAGTTGGATAATGCCAAGTCTAAGATGTGAGAACACATGACTTTTCACGTCCACCTCTTAGGGTTATAGAAGTGAAGCCAATCCAATGAATAAGCTCACAAAAATTGAGCATCTATGTACATTAGAATCAGTAGTTCCCTTTCAGAATATCCCAAAGAATCCCCACTTGGGTCCTGGGGTCCAGAAGAGGGAATCTAAGAGGATTTCATGCAGCCAAGACCTGTGATTGCTGGGCCACAGAGGCAACCAGGGGGTCCTTAGCTGCAGAAATGGGAAAGTAAATTGAAGAGGTGACCTTTATGGAATACCATGTGGCAGTTAGAAACAATTATCTGGAATCACTGATTAGCAGTGTGTGAAGTTTTTTAGAAATGCAGTACTgggtaaaaaaataagaaaaggcaaAGCAATCAGGGTTGCTTGGAGAATTAAATGGCAATAAAACCCTTGATGTAGCAATTGGCTCAAAGAAGACTTTAGATCCTATCCAGAGGTAGGTGGGGAATTAGAGGGGTCAGTCCACCCTGACAAAAGACTCAACACCATAGAGGTGGAAGTGAAATTTGAAATGATTCGAAAGACACTTTGTGGACTACCTGCTAATAAATTTTCTTTCCTACATCCTTTCTTTCTTAATTGGTAGTGGAATCTAGacttttacaagaaagaaaactcaGAACATGAAACACTGCATCTCTGGCTGACAGTCTACCTGTCCTGGTGTTCCTTAGGAGATCTGAGAAGTGCCCCAGCCAGGTGCTGCATTTGCTAAAGTTAATTCTAGGGAATTTGTTTATGTGGGTTCAGAATTCTTCACTGCCTCCCTTAACTCCCCCATATGTAGTCTGTGCTAAGTGACCATGGATGGAATTGTGCTGAAAGTTCTTTCACCGTGGTTAACAAAATCTACTAAGTAACACTTCATACAGGGTATGGAGGAGCCAAGTGTGAttggatagaatttttttttccctttcttcttcttaccATATATATACTTTTAGGAGTATCCATTATTGCTAGTGTCTGCTACCAAAATGTCGGTGACCAAGATGtagaaatgaagaaggaaaaaggacaGCTTGTCTAACATTCTTGCTCTGAAAATCCCAAGagatgagattccatctctaagcAGGAGGCCAGGGAGTCCTTTCTTAGTGCAGGAGGCAgcaggatatttttatttttactgcattTGCGATCCGGGGTCACAGAGAGGGGCAAGGAGCTGAATTccaagaatggaatagaatctagCTCTCTCCGAAGGAAATCCAGGGTTTGGAAAACTCCCAAGGAGCAATAATTCAACTGAACTAACCTGATGAACTGTTTTCAAATGAGTATGGAGAAATATAGTCAAACATTGAACAGCTTCCTAGAATTGAAGCAACCGGGCAAAGGTGCCTTTTATTAGACCTTTGCAATACACCCAGAGAACCGGTTAGAGTGTCAGGCTCAGCTCCATCTGGAAGAGAGAAAGACTTGATTTTATTCCCCAGTAGAAGGTTCTCTAGAGCAGTGCATACATTTTTCACTTCcttataattatttattcaaaactGAAATATCAGCAAATCAAAGTCTACTCCATGCATTGGGTACCTACTCTCTGCCCATCATCTGCTGGGGCTTTTCTCTATCTTATCTCATAGAATCCTCCCCAAATGCTTCAAGGAAAAGATGATCATTCCCCATTTTTCAGAAGAGGAAGTCTCTGAGAGGACAGACACATTTTGAAGGTCAGAGagcttttaaaaagcagatctggattcaaacccagacagcTGAGTCCAAATCTGGAACTTTCTTCAGCTCATACTGCCATGACCACACCCCTGCTTCTAAGGGATGTCAGGCAGCCTAGAGGGTCCCATGACATTTAGAAATAAAGGGATAAATTGTCCTTTCCTCACCCATTTTCAAGCAAAAATGCTAGGGGAGCAGCTGTGTATTAAAAAGGAGTTGGGGCGGAAATAATGATCATAAAGATAGTGAACTTTCATTGAGTTATGGGTCAAACATTGTGTTAAATGTTCAGTATGAGCCACATTCCTATGAGCTGGCTCTAttactgtttctatttttttttttttttgtgggggggaaaTTAAGTTTCAAAGGTTAATTGATTATTTAAACTCAAACAACTAGTACTTCTTGGAATAGATCCTAAATTGGTCTGAATCTCAaaccagtgttttaaaaatactactcTAAACTGCTTCCTTGGGATATGGCAATGTGAGTTAGGCGTGGCAGCTATCGTGGTGGTGTTATGGTGGTGGGAACAGCAGTGATGGTATTGTTTTCATTGTTCTTGGTGGTGGTGAAATTAATGATGATAAGTCATTGGTGAAGGTGGTTGTCCTCATAGTGGTgtgatggtgttggtggtggtagaagtggtgctggtgatggtggtgtggGTGGTGATAATAGTGATAATGGTGGTAGTAATGGTTGTAGCAGTGATGGCAGTGTTGGTAGTAGTAATGATAactatggtggtggtggtggtgtggcaGCAGGGCCAGaagtagtgatggtggtggtggtgatcagGGACATGGTGTTGGTGGGAGGTGTGAGGAGGgcatggtgatgatggtgttggtggtggtgatggtggaggtgggggtggggtgatgatggtggaggaggtgatggtggggagggggtggtgatggtgaaagcagtggtgatgatgatggtgatggtagtggtggtggtgattttgGTGGcgatggtggggagggggtggtgatggtgacagcagtggtgatgatgttggtgatggtggtggtggtggtggtggtggtgatggtgatggtgggagAGGGATGATGATgttgttgatggtggtggtggtggtggtggtggtgatggtgatggtgggagAGGGATGATGGTGATCATGATGGTGATGGTGCtagtggtaatggtggtggtggtggtggaggccaTGGTAGGAGAGAGGGTGGCAACTGTTGAGGTAGtggtgtggtgatggtggtggtggtgagggtggtggtggggtggtggtggaAATAGAAGCGTTGTtgctggtggtgatgatggtaatggtgatggtagtggtggtggtagtggtagaggtggtggtgatggtgaggatgggggtggggtgatGGTTACCATGACAGAAGTGGTAAGAGTGAGGATGTGGTGATGATATTGATTATGGAGGTGGTAGCTATGGGGTTCTTGATGGTGGTTAATTCACCCTCCcagatgatattttcttttgagaaattctgAAAAAAGAACACTTCCGTTTTCTCTGTGCCTTTAAAGGTCGATTCACTTGTTTTTTCCATAGGCTTCAGGAAAGAGGCACTGGCCTTTACTTCTCCACCTCGATTCACTTCCCTGCTGTTGACAAATGTTATAGTTGCCCAGGATCAGAGGGAGAGACTGACCCTGTGACCATTTCCCCAACGGCGGCCTTTGGCCACTCCGTGCACTGGAGCACATGACCCTCTGCCTCGCCCCTGCCACATTAACCAGGTGACTGTCTGCCAAGGCCCAGCCCAGTCCAAAGGGAATTGGGATTCAGTGTCCCAAACAAGGCACTGATTAGCTGGTAATCAGGCAGCGATTAGCAGGTCGGGTCACCTGCAGTTCAGTGCCCATTGTTCCCAGCAAAGTCCTGGGATATTTGCCACACGGCTGGCCAGTCTGAATGTCTGAGGATTCCGATGCCTGCAGCTCTGCTGTGGAGATGTGTGATTAGGAACAAATCCTCTGTTCTCTAAGCCCATCCCCCCAAGGAGGCAGTGCGGTGAATCCCCTTCTCTATTCACACACAAAAGATTGGGGAGAAGAATGGCCTGCTTAGGAGCTCAACAGTGACAGAGAGGTGAGGCCCCAAGGATGCACTGAAGAACTGAAAGCAAATTAGCACATTCCTCTTCCTGCACCATGATGACTGAGAGTGGAGGAACGGGCAAGCCCACGTCCAGACTGGCATTCTACTGTGATCTTGagatgtgaccttggacaagattTTTAACCTCTGAGCTTGTTTACCTTGATTTTGAGAGGCTAATAACACTTGCCTCTTCAGCCTTTGAAGTTCAGATTTAGAAAATGAACATAAAGCAGTTACTACAGTCTCTGTAGCGTGTGACCAATACATGCTATCACCGTTATCATCGGTCATAGtaatatcaatatttaaaatatcataattatttgaaatactttatttaaaatatgcctCTGTAACATCACTTCTAAATGAGAGATAGCCCCTTTGTAGGAGGCCATGATAAGGATGAGATGAGAATTCTTGTAAAGCTTTCATCACAGGGCCTAGCAAGTAATTAGCACTTAATAAATCATAGTAACAATGGTGATCACCATCATTATTGTTTGTACAAAGTTGAATGGAAAAGGCTATTTTGTAGCATTTTTCACTGTATTGTAGCATGTGATCATAAAAATTTAGACAAAGTATAATTTTTTGAGCTAAAAGGAGATTAATGAAATTATTCATGGCACATTCACACCATTGGCACATGAACACCACACTGTTCAGCTTTATAGTCTATATGCCCTTCCACCACCTGGAGATCTTGCTAAAATTCTCATTTGGTAAATCTGGGGTCAGCCCAAGATTACGCATTTCCAGTGGATTCTCAAGTGATTCCAGGGCTACCTGTCCATGGACTCCACTTTGAGTAAACAGGATGTAcacttttacaataaaaaatgtgtatatgcatttatacagaaatatagaaaaatattcctaGGCTATACTCAAGATGGGGGACAGTGTTTTTCACCCCCTTCGCTAAACTGTACTATCTTTCCCAGAAATTTAATAACAAacatgtaaaaacatttaaaaatgcaataaattttATTGATGCAAGTTCTTCCCTTCTCTAAAAGTTTGTCACACAGCCAGGTTTTCCAGCACATTCTTTGCCAGGTCTGCATGCCTGATGCCATGATTTTCTCCTAGAGCCACACTAGGCCTTTTCAGCATCCTAACCACAAGGAAATCACATTACTGAGTGCTCATTCTGGAGGCTTCAACTCTCCAAGGAGCAGGTGGGCCCCAGCTCAGATATAGCTGCTGGCCAGAGTTCAGGACCCAGAGGCGTGCAGGCCAGCCAGGTGCAAGATGGACAGTTATTAactcagagaagcccagagagTTTCTAAAATCTGATTCTGGCTGCACTTGGAAAGGGCGTTCCAGTTAACATGGCGGGGTGCTTTCTGCAGTTTAAAGGAGCTCAAGGAAGTTCCTTGTACAAAATAGATGGCTCCACTAGCCCTTCCTCTAAAGGGTGGCCTCAGAGAGGACCCTTGTGATATAAGGGTAGGTGGGTATAaggtcttttcttccttttaagtcCCCTCAACGGAGACTGGGATACTTACTTGGCTACTTGAGCCAAGTATTTATCTTATTCTCATCAGACTGTTTCTGTCACTGAGAGGTTGAAAGAGGTCTGAATGAGCATCCAGAGACAGAATTAGATAGAACCTCAGTTGAATTTTGACCTTGCCATTTAATA from Pan troglodytes isolate AG18354 chromosome 18, NHGRI_mPanTro3-v2.0_pri, whole genome shotgun sequence harbors:
- the LOC129137475 gene encoding uncharacterized protein LOC129137475 isoform X3; this encodes MACRIIPLSRFSPRTLDNAGFSYVHHQRAYPASGVYLDSWAHGPFLHLQTSNDGAEPDTLTGSLGVLQRSNKRHLCPVASILGSCSMFDYISPYSFENSSSETGSHHVAQADIDLLALSNPPTLASQSTRIADWNDLEQPAE
- the LOC129137475 gene encoding uncharacterized protein LOC129137475 isoform X4, giving the protein MACRIIPLSRFSPRTLDNAGFSYVHHQRAYPASGVYLDSWAHGPFLHLQTSNDGAEPDTLTGSLGVLQRSNKRHLCPVASILGSCSMFDYISPYSFENSSSDWNDLEQPAE
- the LOC129137475 gene encoding uncharacterized protein LOC129137475 isoform X2; this translates as MQNYPSFQLLESTWIPGLMAPSSIFKPAMEMEMKAKWKDVRSLSLEILWSLHRHSLKKSDGAEPDTLTGSLGVLQRSNKRHLCPVASILGSCSMFDYISPYSFENSSSETGSHHVAQADIDLLALSNPPTLASQSTRIADWNDLEQPAE
- the LOC129137475 gene encoding uncharacterized protein LOC129137475 isoform X1, with product MLVFPMCTTKGPIQLLESTWIPGLMAPSSIFKPAMEMEMKAKWKDVRSLSLEILWSLHRHSLKKSDGAEPDTLTGSLGVLQRSNKRHLCPVASILGSCSMFDYISPYSFENSSSETGSHHVAQADIDLLALSNPPTLASQSTRIADWNDLEQPAE